The following are encoded together in the Desertifilum tharense IPPAS B-1220 genome:
- a CDS encoding S9 family peptidase: protein MDRKTSLPPVAPQEPKVLSLHGDERIDPYYWMRDRDRQEVVAYLEAENDYTKAMMQHTEGLQEQLYQEILGRIQETDLSVPYRKDEYYYYSRTEEGKNYPIYCRKKGSLDAPEEVLLDQNKLAEGHEFFSIGTLQVSPNHQILAYSIDTTGAEQYTLYFRDLNTQELYPEQILETYVSLAWGNDNRTVFYTTLDDTNRPYKLFRHRLGTDSSQDALVYCETDESFFLSVGKTRSQAYIVMGLESKVTSEIHFLDANQPEGEFQVVHPRQQGMEYDIEHHGDTFYIVTNDEAINFKLVKAPVDAPGKANWQTVLPHRDDVLLSGVSAFVHHLVIYERKAGLPTIRIQNLKIGEDNYITFPEPTYSISEGTNPEFNTQVLRFNYASLVSPYAVYDYHLDTGDRELKKETEVLGGYDRTQYQSDRIFATATDGRKIPISIVYKKGIQPDGTHPLFLTGYGSYGANYPASFSSARLSLLDRGIIFAIAHIRGGSEMGRHWYEEGKFLHKKNTFTDFIACAEYLIEQNWTNCDRLAISGGSAGGLLMGAVMNMRPDLFQVVVADVPFVDVVTTILDPDLPLSVLEWEEWGNPNDKTYYDYMKSYSPYDNVEAKAYPHLLITAGFNDSRVAYWEPAKWTAKLRVMKTDDNVLLLKTNMGAGHGGASGRYDSLKEVAFEYAFLLDRLGLIEA, encoded by the coding sequence ATGGATCGGAAAACATCTTTGCCCCCAGTTGCCCCTCAAGAACCCAAAGTCCTCTCGCTACACGGGGATGAGCGTATCGATCCTTATTATTGGATGCGCGATCGCGATCGTCAAGAGGTCGTGGCGTATCTAGAGGCAGAGAACGACTATACCAAAGCGATGATGCAACATACGGAAGGGTTGCAGGAACAGCTTTATCAAGAAATTTTAGGGCGAATTCAGGAAACGGATCTGTCGGTTCCCTATCGCAAAGACGAGTATTATTACTATTCGCGGACGGAAGAAGGTAAAAATTACCCGATTTATTGCCGCAAAAAGGGGAGTTTAGACGCGCCGGAAGAGGTTTTACTCGACCAAAATAAACTCGCCGAAGGACATGAGTTTTTTAGTATTGGTACGCTGCAAGTTAGCCCCAATCATCAAATTTTAGCCTATTCTATTGATACCACAGGGGCAGAACAATATACGCTCTATTTTCGGGATTTGAATACTCAAGAACTGTATCCCGAACAGATTCTAGAAACCTATGTTTCTTTGGCTTGGGGAAATGATAACCGCACGGTTTTCTATACTACGTTAGATGATACGAATCGTCCTTATAAGTTATTTCGTCATCGCCTGGGTACCGATTCCAGCCAAGATGCTTTAGTTTACTGCGAAACCGATGAATCTTTCTTTCTTTCGGTGGGGAAAACTCGCAGCCAAGCCTATATTGTCATGGGGTTGGAGAGTAAGGTTACTTCAGAAATCCATTTCTTGGATGCTAACCAGCCGGAAGGGGAATTTCAGGTGGTTCATCCGCGCCAACAGGGAATGGAATATGATATCGAACATCATGGCGATACTTTCTATATTGTCACCAATGATGAGGCGATTAATTTTAAGCTGGTGAAAGCGCCTGTTGATGCACCTGGGAAAGCAAATTGGCAAACCGTGCTTCCCCATCGCGATGATGTTTTATTATCGGGGGTGAGTGCGTTTGTCCATCATTTAGTTATCTACGAACGAAAGGCGGGCTTACCGACAATTCGGATTCAGAATCTAAAGATAGGAGAAGATAATTATATCACATTTCCTGAGCCAACGTATTCCATTTCTGAAGGAACAAATCCTGAATTTAATACCCAAGTTTTGCGCTTCAATTATGCCTCTTTAGTCTCGCCCTATGCCGTTTATGATTATCATTTGGATACGGGCGATCGCGAATTGAAAAAAGAGACAGAAGTCTTAGGCGGGTATGATAGAACCCAATACCAGAGCGATCGCATTTTTGCCACCGCTACCGATGGGCGAAAAATCCCGATTTCCATTGTCTATAAAAAGGGAATTCAACCCGATGGCACCCATCCCCTATTTTTAACCGGATATGGGTCTTATGGAGCCAATTATCCGGCTTCATTCTCATCTGCTCGCCTGTCTTTGCTAGATCGCGGTATTATCTTTGCCATTGCCCATATTCGCGGCGGTAGCGAAATGGGAAGACATTGGTATGAAGAGGGGAAATTTTTACACAAAAAGAACACCTTTACTGATTTTATCGCTTGTGCGGAATACCTGATCGAGCAGAACTGGACGAATTGCGATCGCCTTGCCATTTCGGGTGGTAGTGCAGGCGGTTTATTGATGGGTGCCGTGATGAATATGCGCCCAGATTTATTTCAGGTTGTGGTTGCAGATGTTCCCTTTGTGGATGTGGTGACGACCATCTTAGATCCCGATCTACCCCTATCGGTTTTAGAATGGGAAGAATGGGGAAATCCTAACGATAAAACCTACTACGATTACATGAAATCTTACTCGCCCTATGATAATGTTGAGGCGAAAGCATATCCCCATCTTTTGATTACCGCAGGCTTTAATGATTCCCGCGTCGCCTATTGGGAACCTGCCAAATGGACGGCTAAACTTCGGGTAATGAAAACCGATGATAACGTCTTGTTACTCAAAACCAATATGGGGGCAGGACATGGGGGCGCATCGGGGCGTTATGATAGCCTCAAAGAGGTGGCGTTTGAATATGCCTTTTTGCTCGATCGTTTAGGATTAATTGAAGCTTAA
- a CDS encoding response regulator has translation MVKILVIEDNSDLREEMLLFLEEKQIQAIGAEDGVVGFELAQEFQPDLILCDLMMPKRDGYETLRALRNHSSTVHIPVVFLTALSERANMRKAMENGADDYLTKPFTPDELLNTIAACLNKENHYQSLAKIERERADALEQEIQLLKEINSAKENLLNKLIQEMSDPLTTINLALEMVDEASTEARRRLYLKTLKKEFSHQVQLINQATDIRKLLTPENIHLLRYFNISGESNPANETKL, from the coding sequence ATGGTAAAAATATTAGTGATTGAAGATAATTCCGATCTCCGAGAAGAAATGCTGTTGTTCCTGGAGGAAAAACAGATTCAGGCGATTGGAGCAGAAGATGGGGTGGTAGGGTTTGAGTTAGCTCAGGAATTTCAGCCGGATTTAATTTTGTGCGATTTAATGATGCCTAAACGGGATGGTTATGAGACGTTGAGGGCACTTCGCAATCATTCATCTACTGTTCACATTCCGGTTGTTTTTTTGACGGCTTTGTCGGAACGCGCAAATATGCGTAAAGCAATGGAAAATGGCGCAGATGATTATCTGACTAAGCCTTTTACTCCTGATGAGTTGTTGAATACCATTGCTGCTTGCTTAAATAAAGAAAATCATTATCAAAGTCTGGCAAAGATTGAGCGAGAACGTGCTGATGCTCTAGAACAGGAAATTCAACTGCTTAAGGAAATTAATTCAGCTAAAGAAAACCTGTTGAATAAGCTGATTCAAGAAATGTCCGATCCTTTGACTACGATTAATTTGGCTTTGGAAATGGTGGATGAAGCTTCCACGGAAGCCCGTCGCCGACTTTACTTGAAGACTTTGAAAAAGGAGTTTAGCCATCAGGTTCAACTGATTAACCAAGCGACAGATATTAGAAAGCTGCTAACTCCTGAAAATATCCATCTCTTGCGTTATTTTAATATTTCCGGAGAGTCTAATCCTGCGAATGAAACTAAGCTGTAA
- the gyrA gene encoding DNA gyrase subunit A: protein MSTSQERIIPTDLRNEMSRSYLEYAMSVIVGRALPDARDGLKPVHRRILYAMHELGLTADRPFRKCARVVGEVLGKYHPHGDTAVYDALVRMAQDFSMRDPLIDGHGNFGSVDNDPPAAMRYTECRLRALTTEAMLRDIESETVDFIDNFDGSQQEPIVLPSRVPQLLLNGSSGIAVGMATNIPPHNLGELVDGLIALIQDPDITNEGLMKYIPGPDFPTGGQILGMSGIKEAYLTGRGSITMRGVAAIETIEHRGRPDREAIIVTELPFQTNKAALIEKIAELVNDKRIEGISDIRDESDRDGMRIVIELKRDAYPRVVLNNLYKLTPLQANFGANMLALVNSEPQLLTLKQFLSVFLDFRIEAITRRTQYELRKAEERDHLLVGLLIALQHLDAIIALIRHAADTQSAKSELMTAYQLSEQQADAILQMQLRRLTALEAEKIRHEHEELQTLIADLRDILANRSRILEIIVREAGEIKQKFATPRRTFIEATEGELAEQDLIANEKALILITEQGYIKRMPVSTFEAQSRGTRGKAANRMKEDDGIDHFLTCCDHDSLLFFSDRGVVYCVKAYQIPMGSRTARGIPIVQMLPIPIEERITSIVPVSEFSDDEYLVMLTKGGYIKKTQLSAFSNIRANGLIAISLEEGDQLRWVRRATAEDSIIIGSRKGMAIHFRTNEEQLRPIGRTARGVRAMKLQSGDELVGMDILPMSIVAKLAITENEEIDDDSEELPVLNGDGPWVLAITTNGYGKRVPVSQFRLQNRAGKGLIATKFKSRKGQDQLAALGVVNEEDELMLVTTRGIIIRQAVKAISIQSRGATGVVVQRLDEEDAIAAVALVPPSNGEEEELEAAE from the coding sequence ATGAGCACCTCCCAGGAGCGGATTATTCCCACGGATCTGCGGAATGAGATGTCCCGGTCTTACCTAGAATACGCCATGAGCGTGATTGTAGGGCGGGCGTTACCAGACGCCAGGGATGGACTCAAACCTGTACATCGGCGCATCCTCTACGCGATGCACGAATTAGGGCTAACAGCGGATCGACCATTCCGCAAATGCGCCCGCGTGGTTGGGGAGGTTTTAGGGAAGTATCACCCACACGGAGATACGGCCGTTTATGATGCCTTGGTACGGATGGCGCAAGACTTTTCCATGCGCGACCCGTTAATTGACGGTCATGGTAACTTTGGATCGGTAGACAACGATCCCCCCGCAGCCATGCGCTACACCGAATGTCGCTTGCGGGCATTGACCACCGAGGCAATGTTGCGGGATATCGAGTCAGAAACCGTTGATTTTATTGATAACTTTGACGGTTCGCAGCAAGAACCCATCGTTTTACCCTCCCGCGTTCCCCAACTCCTCCTCAATGGTTCCTCTGGAATTGCAGTGGGGATGGCGACAAATATCCCCCCCCATAACCTCGGCGAATTAGTTGATGGGTTAATTGCCTTAATTCAAGACCCGGATATCACCAACGAAGGGTTGATGAAGTACATCCCCGGCCCTGATTTTCCCACAGGCGGGCAAATTTTAGGGATGTCAGGGATTAAAGAAGCTTACCTGACGGGGCGCGGTTCAATCACCATGCGCGGCGTCGCGGCCATTGAAACCATTGAACATCGCGGACGCCCAGATCGCGAGGCTATTATCGTCACCGAACTGCCTTTTCAGACCAATAAAGCAGCCCTGATTGAAAAAATTGCCGAATTGGTGAATGATAAGCGGATTGAGGGAATTTCCGATATCCGGGATGAGAGCGATCGCGATGGGATGCGGATCGTCATCGAACTCAAGCGCGATGCTTATCCCCGCGTTGTTCTCAACAACCTCTACAAACTCACGCCACTTCAAGCCAACTTTGGCGCGAATATGCTGGCGTTAGTCAACAGCGAACCGCAACTCCTCACCCTCAAGCAGTTCCTCAGCGTCTTCCTAGACTTCCGGATCGAAGCCATTACCCGTCGTACCCAGTACGAACTGCGGAAAGCCGAAGAACGCGATCATCTGTTAGTCGGGTTATTAATTGCCCTACAACACCTCGATGCTATTATCGCCCTCATTCGCCATGCGGCCGATACCCAAAGCGCCAAAAGCGAATTAATGACCGCTTACCAACTCTCGGAACAGCAAGCCGACGCCATTTTGCAAATGCAATTGCGCCGCTTAACCGCCTTGGAAGCCGAGAAAATTCGCCACGAACACGAAGAACTGCAAACCTTAATTGCCGATTTACGCGATATTCTGGCAAATCGTAGCCGAATTCTGGAAATTATCGTCAGAGAAGCGGGCGAAATTAAGCAAAAATTCGCCACCCCTCGCCGAACCTTCATTGAAGCCACCGAAGGCGAACTCGCCGAACAAGACTTAATTGCTAACGAAAAGGCGCTGATTCTAATCACCGAACAAGGGTATATTAAGCGGATGCCCGTCAGTACCTTTGAAGCGCAAAGTCGGGGAACGCGGGGGAAAGCCGCCAACCGGATGAAGGAAGATGACGGAATTGATCATTTCCTCACCTGTTGCGATCACGATAGCCTGCTATTCTTTAGCGATCGCGGTGTCGTCTACTGCGTCAAAGCCTACCAGATCCCAATGGGTTCGCGGACAGCTAGGGGAATTCCCATCGTCCAAATGCTACCCATCCCCATTGAGGAGAGAATTACCTCCATTGTCCCCGTCAGCGAATTTAGCGACGATGAATACCTCGTCATGCTAACGAAGGGGGGATATATCAAAAAAACCCAACTTTCCGCCTTTAGCAACATTCGCGCTAACGGGTTAATTGCCATTTCCCTAGAAGAAGGCGATCAACTCCGCTGGGTGAGACGCGCAACGGCTGAAGATAGCATTATCATCGGTTCGCGCAAAGGGATGGCCATCCACTTTAGAACCAACGAAGAACAACTGCGTCCCATCGGTCGCACCGCACGCGGCGTCCGGGCGATGAAGCTACAATCGGGAGATGAACTCGTCGGGATGGATATCCTCCCCATGAGTATTGTCGCCAAGCTAGCGATTACCGAGAATGAGGAGATTGATGACGACTCCGAAGAACTCCCGGTACTCAACGGCGATGGGCCTTGGGTTTTAGCGATCACCACCAACGGTTATGGGAAGCGGGTTCCCGTCTCCCAATTCCGCTTGCAAAATCGGGCGGGTAAAGGTCTAATTGCCACTAAGTTTAAGTCTCGCAAAGGTCAAGACCAACTGGCGGCCCTAGGGGTGGTGAATGAGGAAGATGAGTTAATGCTTGTCACCACGCGGGGAATTATTATCCGTCAAGCCGTGAAAGCCATTTCCATCCAATCACGCGGCGCAACCGGGGTTGTGGTTCAGCGGCTAGATGAGGAAGATGCGATCGCGGCCGTCGCCTTAGTTCCCCCTTCCAATGGCGAAGAGGAAGAACTCGAAGCCGCAGAATAA
- the guaD gene encoding guanine deaminase, with translation MSQSYSLKGFRAAFLDFTDDPFYTTETESVRYLPDGLLVVEQGKVKELGEYQTLQAKYSQIEIIDYSGYLISPGFIDLHLHFPQTEMIAAYGEQLLEWLNKYTFPTERKFQDKTYAQQVASLFLDELLRNGTTTAVVFTAVFPESVDAFFTEAQRRNLRAIAGKVMMDRHAPDYLTDTPESAYQDSKELIQKWHNQDRLLYAITPRFAITSSEAQLRLAGKLLAEFPDVYLHTHLSENQNEVAWVKELFPDCNGYLDVYDRLGLVGERSIFAHCVQLTDLEFNRLSAAQSAIAFCPTSNLFLGSGLFKLHQAKKSEYPVKVGFATDVGAGTSFSLLQTAGEGYKVTQLQHQPLSPFQAFFLLTLGGARALSLDDKIGNFDTGKEADFVVLDFRPTPLMQFRNPPQLPPTLDAFSEQLFTLMILGSDRNIRATYILGELACDRQNNPENPLNKSLT, from the coding sequence ATGTCGCAATCTTATTCTCTCAAAGGGTTTCGCGCCGCTTTTCTAGATTTTACTGACGATCCGTTTTATACCACCGAGACAGAAAGCGTTCGCTATCTTCCCGATGGCTTGTTAGTGGTAGAACAGGGTAAAGTTAAGGAACTAGGGGAGTATCAAACCCTACAGGCAAAGTATAGCCAAATTGAGATTATTGATTATTCAGGTTATTTAATTTCCCCTGGTTTTATTGATTTACACCTGCACTTTCCCCAAACGGAAATGATTGCAGCCTATGGCGAACAGTTATTAGAATGGCTGAATAAATATACCTTTCCAACGGAACGGAAATTTCAGGATAAAACTTACGCGCAACAAGTGGCTTCTTTGTTTCTCGATGAGTTACTCAGAAATGGCACAACGACGGCGGTAGTCTTTACAGCAGTGTTTCCAGAGTCAGTGGATGCCTTTTTTACAGAAGCCCAGCGTCGCAACCTCCGCGCGATCGCAGGTAAAGTGATGATGGATCGTCATGCGCCCGATTATCTCACCGATACGCCAGAAAGCGCGTATCAAGATAGTAAAGAATTAATTCAAAAATGGCATAATCAAGACCGTTTGTTGTATGCCATAACGCCTAGATTTGCGATTACGTCTAGTGAAGCGCAATTAAGATTAGCCGGTAAACTCCTCGCAGAGTTTCCCGATGTTTACCTGCACACGCACCTATCCGAAAATCAGAATGAAGTCGCGTGGGTGAAAGAACTTTTCCCTGATTGTAACGGCTATCTGGATGTTTACGATCGCCTGGGGTTAGTGGGAGAGCGTTCAATTTTTGCCCATTGCGTCCAACTCACCGATCTAGAGTTTAACCGATTATCGGCTGCCCAAAGCGCGATCGCCTTTTGCCCTACCTCCAACTTATTCCTGGGTAGCGGTTTATTTAAACTCCATCAAGCCAAGAAAAGCGAATATCCGGTTAAAGTTGGCTTCGCAACCGATGTCGGTGCAGGAACCAGTTTTTCGTTACTCCAAACCGCCGGAGAAGGGTATAAAGTAACACAACTGCAACACCAGCCCCTTTCCCCCTTTCAAGCCTTCTTCCTGCTGACTTTAGGCGGTGCTAGAGCTTTATCTTTAGATGACAAGATTGGTAACTTTGATACCGGAAAAGAAGCAGATTTTGTGGTATTGGATTTTCGCCCAACCCCATTAATGCAATTTCGCAACCCGCCGCAACTTCCGCCAACGTTAGACGCCTTCAGCGAACAGCTTTTTACCTTAATGATACTGGGGAGCGATCGCAATATTCGCGCCACCTACATTCTAGGGGAACTCGCGTGCGATCGCCAAAACAACCCTGAAAACCCATTAAACAAATCCCTCACTTAA
- a CDS encoding response regulator transcription factor produces MEVLSLLFIDDYPDLMLLAQEYLEQRGKYQVVTATSYEEAFSLLKSYFPSCLVCDINSPITPSYRFLKTLREHPKYRLIPFLLMSDSGDFPELIRGLSLGADGYLKKPFLPQVLLQEVQAAVRQATALPTSVLLEVLGKDSARLTATEKKVVYWIIRGLSNREIAQELYISKRTVDTHVRNILGKTGLQNRTELAHWAYEQGNHYSI; encoded by the coding sequence TTGGAAGTTCTATCTCTGCTGTTCATCGACGATTATCCAGACTTGATGCTGCTGGCTCAGGAATATCTTGAGCAACGGGGAAAATATCAAGTGGTGACAGCAACGAGCTATGAGGAAGCTTTTTCTCTGTTAAAGTCCTACTTTCCCAGTTGTTTAGTTTGTGATATCAATTCTCCCATTACTCCTAGTTATCGCTTTTTGAAAACCTTACGGGAGCATCCTAAATATCGACTCATTCCCTTTTTATTAATGTCTGATTCAGGGGATTTTCCGGAATTGATTCGAGGCTTAAGTTTAGGGGCAGATGGGTACTTAAAGAAGCCTTTTTTACCTCAAGTGCTACTTCAGGAAGTTCAAGCCGCAGTGCGTCAAGCAACGGCTTTACCGACTAGTGTTTTACTCGAAGTTTTGGGGAAGGATAGCGCCCGTTTAACGGCGACGGAAAAGAAGGTTGTGTATTGGATTATTCGAGGCTTATCTAATCGGGAAATTGCCCAGGAACTTTACATTAGTAAGCGGACAGTTGATACTCATGTTAGGAATATTTTAGGAAAGACGGGTTTGCAAAATCGTACGGAGTTGGCGCACTGGGCTTACGAACAGGGGAATCACTATTCAATATAA
- a CDS encoding calcium-binding protein: MDLLNITTNNLGSGAIGSNNNELLDANVSLGGDGSLEADINLGGNGLLDSSDSLLNADTNLEIDGLLDADASLDSNGSLEADINLGGNGLLDSSGGLVNTDVSLGSDGLVNTNVSLGGDGSLEADINLGGNGLLDSSGGLVNTDVSLGSDGLVNTDVNLGGNGLLDSSGGLVNTDVSLGDNGLLEADASLGGDGSLEADINLGGNGLLDSSGGLVNTDVNLGDNGLLEADASLGNNGLLDADASVGGNGLLDADASVGGNGLLDADASVGGNGLLDSSDGLLNADVNLGGNGLLEADASLGGNSSLVNTTTTTGSNNAPIEANTGNDGLSSNASGSNGNSSSTVNNTGSTSVNSPTGNANANPEIDPGLSPSPSVDGSLGYNQLISQLNNALLQREFLREVMTNLDLRPNGSIFPNNHPGEVTNNNGGCTGGDQLFRSITPWELTIYGSNGNDSILGTADSDIIDGQFGDDLIFGESGSDILLGNQGDDRLFGNQGRDLLYGGEGNDTLHGGKSCDTVIGGTGNDFIGGDRGNDVLYGTAGENTLHGGKGDDTIFGGSDRDKIYGDLGDDLVIGGQGDDTLHGNDGNDTLFAEAGNNLLHGGQGDDLLVGGTGNDTLSGDLGFDTLVGGDGQNLFILTTGYGFSSILDFNVGQDRLGLAEGVTFNQLAFSQMNDNTLVKIASTGEVLASLSGIQADSLSQQDFTLV, translated from the coding sequence ATGGATTTACTCAATATCACAACCAATAACTTGGGATCGGGTGCGATCGGTAGTAATAATAACGAGCTACTCGATGCTAATGTCAGTCTAGGTGGTGACGGTTCGCTTGAAGCCGATATCAACTTGGGAGGTAACGGGCTACTCGATAGTAGTGACAGTTTACTCAATGCCGATACCAACTTAGAGATTGACGGGTTACTTGATGCCGATGCCAGTCTAGATAGTAACGGTTCGCTTGAAGCCGATATCAACTTGGGAGGTAACGGGCTACTCGATAGTAGTGGTGGGTTAGTCAACACTGATGTCAGTTTGGGGAGTGACGGGTTAGTTAATACCAATGTCAGCCTGGGTGGTGACGGTTCGCTTGAAGCCGATATCAATTTGGGAGGGAACGGGCTACTCGATAGCAGTGGTGGGTTAGTCAACACTGATGTCAGCTTGGGGAGTGACGGGTTAGTTAATACCGATGTCAACTTAGGGGGTAACGGGTTACTCGATAGCAGTGGTGGGTTAGTCAACACTGATGTCAGCTTAGGAGATAACGGGTTACTTGAAGCCGATGCCAGTCTGGGTGGTGACGGTTCGCTTGAAGCCGATATCAACTTGGGAGGTAACGGGCTACTCGATAGCAGTGGTGGGTTAGTTAATACCGATGTCAACTTAGGAGATAACGGGTTACTTGAAGCCGATGCCAGTCTGGGCAATAACGGGTTACTCGATGCTGATGCCAGCGTGGGGGGTAACGGGTTACTCGATGCTGATGCCAGCGTGGGAGGTAACGGGTTACTCGATGCTGATGCCAGCGTGGGAGGTAACGGGTTACTCGATAGCAGTGATGGGCTACTCAATGCTGATGTCAACTTGGGAGGTAATGGGCTACTTGAAGCAGATGCCAGCCTGGGTGGTAATAGTTCCTTAGTCAATACGACTACCACTACTGGAAGTAACAATGCACCAATCGAGGCGAATACTGGAAATGATGGCTTATCATCCAATGCAAGTGGAAGCAATGGAAATAGTAGCTCAACTGTGAATAATACTGGTAGCACCAGTGTTAATAGTCCTACCGGAAATGCTAACGCAAATCCTGAAATCGATCCAGGTTTGAGTCCCTCTCCTTCTGTAGATGGAAGCCTGGGATATAATCAACTGATTTCTCAACTGAATAATGCCTTACTTCAAAGAGAGTTTTTGAGGGAGGTGATGACAAATCTTGATTTGAGACCAAATGGCAGTATTTTTCCTAATAATCATCCTGGGGAGGTGACAAATAACAACGGAGGATGCACGGGAGGCGATCAACTTTTTCGTTCAATTACACCGTGGGAACTGACGATTTATGGTAGCAATGGCAATGACTCTATTCTAGGAACAGCGGATTCCGATATCATTGATGGTCAATTCGGGGATGACTTAATTTTCGGCGAATCTGGTAGCGATATCTTGTTAGGAAATCAGGGAGACGATCGCCTATTTGGAAATCAGGGCAGAGATTTGTTATATGGCGGTGAAGGTAACGATACGCTGCATGGTGGAAAAAGCTGCGATACGGTGATTGGAGGTACAGGCAATGACTTTATCGGTGGCGATCGCGGTAATGATGTCTTGTATGGAACAGCCGGTGAGAATACGTTACACGGCGGTAAGGGCGATGACACGATATTTGGCGGTTCCGATCGAGATAAGATTTATGGAGATTTGGGCGATGATTTAGTAATTGGAGGTCAAGGAGATGATACCCTCCACGGAAACGATGGAAATGATACGTTGTTTGCAGAGGCGGGCAACAATTTATTACACGGCGGTCAGGGTGATGATTTATTAGTGGGAGGAACGGGAAATGATACTTTGTCAGGCGATTTAGGTTTTGATACCCTGGTGGGAGGTGACGGTCAAAATCTGTTTATTCTGACTACAGGATATGGGTTTAGTTCAATTCTTGATTTTAATGTCGGTCAAGATCGGTTGGGATTAGCTGAAGGAGTTACATTTAACCAACTAGCCTTTAGCCAAATGAACGATAATACCCTGGTCAAAATTGCGTCTACGGGTGAGGTTCTAGCTTCTTTAAGTGGAATTCAAGCAGATTCATTGAGCCAACAAGATTTTACGCTGGTCTAG
- a CDS encoding XdhC family protein, with product MSLAFYRQLLHRLHQEPVVLATVTGVKGSVPREVGAKMGICGEGRTFDTIGGGAGEAKVIRQAIAVLATDEPQSVNIDLSGTPHRETQGVCGGQMQVWLQRWVGEEAIAIAQQIVDTLESGQSLTLVTPLNAQFPYLSPHPPTSPCGFSETLQPPPLLLIVGAGHVGIQLAKVGDLLGFQIAVQDDRSQWANLDNYPQASFILTEPIVAAISKFANHTQLYAALVTRGYPYDIEALSTLLQRSIPCQYIGTIGSQKRVRQVLQALADGGFSQSQLERIYAPIGLDIGAIAPGEIAVSIGAELVLIRRGGTGRSLSQKQGATLL from the coding sequence ATGTCCCTCGCTTTTTATCGCCAACTGCTGCATCGCTTACACCAGGAACCTGTGGTTCTGGCGACGGTGACGGGGGTGAAAGGTTCGGTTCCCAGGGAAGTGGGGGCGAAAATGGGGATATGCGGCGAGGGGAGAACCTTTGATACCATCGGAGGGGGTGCAGGAGAAGCGAAGGTTATTCGTCAGGCGATCGCAGTTTTGGCGACAGACGAACCCCAATCCGTTAACATTGACCTATCCGGTACGCCCCATCGAGAAACCCAAGGCGTTTGTGGGGGACAAATGCAGGTATGGTTGCAACGATGGGTCGGGGAAGAGGCGATCGCGATCGCGCAGCAAATTGTTGATACCCTAGAATCGGGTCAATCTCTCACCCTCGTTACTCCCCTCAACGCGCAATTTCCCTACCTTTCCCCCCATCCCCCCACCTCCCCTTGTGGGTTTAGCGAAACGCTGCAACCTCCTCCCCTGCTTCTGATTGTCGGGGCGGGTCATGTGGGGATACAGTTAGCTAAGGTGGGAGACTTACTCGGTTTTCAGATAGCGGTACAAGATGACCGTTCCCAATGGGCAAATTTGGACAATTATCCCCAAGCCTCCTTTATCCTGACTGAACCCATCGTTGCGGCTATCTCGAAATTTGCCAACCACACCCAACTCTACGCCGCCTTAGTCACTCGCGGCTATCCCTACGATATTGAAGCGTTAAGCACCCTCTTGCAACGGTCTATCCCTTGTCAGTATATTGGTACGATTGGCAGTCAGAAGCGAGTGCGCCAGGTGTTGCAAGCTTTAGCGGATGGCGGGTTTTCCCAATCTCAGCTAGAACGTATTTATGCTCCTATTGGTTTGGATATTGGGGCGATCGCACCAGGGGAAATTGCTGTTAGCATTGGAGCAGAGCTAGTTCTGATTCGTCGGGGTGGAACAGGGCGATCGCTATCTCAAAAACAAGGGGCTACTCTCCTATAA